One window of the Patescibacteria group bacterium genome contains the following:
- a CDS encoding alpha/beta hydrolase encodes MEFEKSIFEYAGVKTVYYTVGEGTPLLFFHGGGGWALVYKDTLEELAKDFLVVAPDLPCFGESDTPPEPWDFSDYASYFSQILKSLDLSNVLVVGHSFGGGVALHLASKSTRVKKMVLIDSLGIPLDCTFRELLVRVVQDFAKSYESVLEREQTSDLLRAWFRKNAPDIFEKMKTAKKCVESMHPDFGNFEKPTLVIWGKEDDVLPLSYGKKLAASIPTAELRVVSGKHKNCLFEPQKFASHIREFSSET; translated from the coding sequence GTGGAGTTTGAGAAATCTATTTTCGAATATGCTGGCGTAAAAACTGTTTATTATACTGTGGGGGAAGGGACTCCCCTACTCTTTTTTCATGGTGGTGGGGGCTGGGCATTGGTTTATAAAGATACGCTGGAAGAATTAGCGAAAGATTTTTTAGTTGTTGCACCTGATTTGCCTTGTTTTGGAGAATCAGACACTCCACCAGAGCCGTGGGATTTTTCTGACTATGCTTCTTATTTTTCTCAAATTCTTAAAAGTTTAGATCTTAGTAATGTTTTGGTGGTTGGTCATTCTTTTGGTGGTGGGGTTGCCTTACATTTGGCAAGTAAGAGCACACGTGTAAAAAAAATGGTACTTATTGACTCTTTAGGTATACCTCTAGATTGTACTTTTCGCGAACTTTTAGTTCGCGTTGTTCAAGATTTTGCTAAAAGTTACGAGAGTGTTTTGGAAAGAGAGCAAACATCAGATTTACTTAGGGCGTGGTTTAGGAAGAACGCCCCAGACATTTTTGAGAAGATGAAGACAGCTAAAAAGTGTGTGGAAAGCATGCACCCAGACTTTGGAAATTTTGAAAAACCAACTTTGGTTATATGGGGAAAAGAAGATGATGTATTACCTCTAAGCTACGGAAAAAAGCTTGCAGCAAGTATTCCAACTGCTGAGTTAAGAGTAGTTTCTGGTAAACATAAGAATTGCCTTTTTGAGCCACAAAAGTTTGCATCACATATCCGAGAGTTTTCTTCTGAAACTTGA
- a CDS encoding cold shock domain-containing protein, with protein MIKSAFDKALYREGVYMEVRSPIHRDRPLDVWGMDEWKNARPNGDSDATIVKAIVEPTLGLGTVFTLLCHGWQRNYPGGIRMAKMLVEVLEDRIGSHVAGLVVDNGLETIDDVLEACNQGELQEINGIGSKRAAKVEAYAARAKIRSVLEALPAGYASAWTVAAQEALSEAEEVLDESPEVALIALGEGLKALEEDEKALGVKQEGVDSAVESAESEVEETEAVERCPRCGWDGNGEPERAIEWKVTLPETEKSMQVCRKCAQSMVQLSGYVCEGLDLHLCACGEPVDRLAESGMARKLGHLAGTCQLCKAKSLAKEGADVTYKQDVPARVIWFDGDEKPYGFLSCVGIRDQVFVHENQVCTDLVAGQKVHAGRVVVTLQGLQAQDVRTVRMSGTVKWFDHSKNYGWIATDEEDLFVHASQVSGASLWRGDKVEFGLAQSEKGW; from the coding sequence ATGATTAAGTCAGCCTTTGACAAGGCTTTGTATAGAGAAGGAGTGTATATGGAGGTAAGGTCCCCTATCCATAGGGACAGACCCCTAGATGTTTGGGGAATGGATGAGTGGAAAAATGCCCGACCTAACGGGGACTCTGACGCTACAATAGTGAAAGCTATTGTGGAACCCACACTGGGATTAGGAACTGTATTTACATTACTTTGCCATGGTTGGCAAAGAAATTACCCCGGAGGTATAAGAATGGCTAAGATGCTTGTTGAAGTGCTTGAGGACCGGATCGGTTCTCATGTGGCAGGCCTGGTGGTTGATAATGGCTTGGAAACAATTGACGATGTTTTGGAAGCCTGCAATCAAGGAGAATTGCAGGAGATCAACGGAATCGGCTCCAAGCGCGCTGCAAAGGTGGAAGCCTATGCTGCTAGGGCTAAGATTCGTTCGGTCCTCGAAGCGTTGCCTGCTGGCTATGCTTCGGCCTGGACAGTGGCGGCGCAAGAGGCTTTGAGCGAGGCAGAAGAGGTACTGGATGAGAGTCCAGAGGTTGCACTCATTGCCCTGGGAGAAGGGCTAAAAGCTCTCGAGGAAGACGAGAAAGCCTTGGGAGTTAAGCAGGAGGGTGTGGATTCTGCGGTAGAGTCCGCAGAAAGTGAGGTCGAAGAGACGGAAGCTGTAGAACGCTGCCCGCGCTGCGGGTGGGACGGCAACGGCGAGCCTGAGAGGGCTATTGAATGGAAGGTTACCCTTCCTGAAACAGAGAAAAGCATGCAGGTTTGCCGTAAATGCGCCCAGTCTATGGTCCAGCTGTCAGGCTATGTGTGTGAAGGACTTGATCTTCACCTCTGTGCCTGCGGTGAGCCAGTAGATCGGCTTGCTGAGAGCGGAATGGCTCGCAAGTTGGGACACTTGGCTGGCACTTGTCAGTTATGCAAGGCGAAGAGCCTTGCCAAAGAGGGGGCCGACGTTACCTATAAGCAAGACGTTCCCGCCAGAGTGATCTGGTTTGATGGGGACGAGAAGCCGTACGGATTCCTTTCCTGTGTCGGCATTCGTGACCAGGTTTTTGTACACGAGAATCAAGTGTGCACCGACTTGGTGGCTGGGCAGAAGGTCCATGCTGGGCGAGTCGTAGTGACCCTGCAGGGGCTTCAAGCGCAGGATGTGCGCACAGTGCGCATGTCGGGCACTGTTAAGTGGTTTGACCATAGCAAAAACTATGGTTGGATCGCTACTGATGAGGAGGACTTGTTTGTTCACGCGTCTCAGGTTAGCGGTGCCTCCCTTTGGCGCGGTGACAAGGTCGAATTCGGCCTTGCTCAAAGCGAGAAGGGTTGGTAG